From Pontibacter actiniarum, a single genomic window includes:
- a CDS encoding succinate dehydrogenase cytochrome b subunit, with protein sequence MNWFTKTFSSTIGRKIIMSITGLFLCSFLVIHLIGNFQLFKDDGGLAFNVYSEFMGHNPIIRTLEIVLLLGFVFHIYDAFVLTRRNKSSRPIGYVNNHPEQNSTWSSRNMGLLGTVILVFLIIHLYNFFWRARFGEIPEDAAGVENLYFVVVESFQQWWYVALYVLSMIALAFHLIHGFQSAFQTLGLTHKKYTPFIQAFGYAFSVLVCLGFAIMPLYFFFFFE encoded by the coding sequence ATGAATTGGTTTACTAAAACGTTTTCCAGTACAATCGGACGCAAGATCATCATGTCGATCACGGGTCTTTTCCTGTGCTCTTTCCTGGTGATTCACTTAATCGGCAACTTTCAGCTGTTTAAAGACGATGGCGGTTTAGCTTTTAACGTCTACTCAGAGTTTATGGGGCACAACCCCATTATCCGCACGCTGGAAATTGTGTTACTGCTGGGCTTTGTATTTCATATTTACGATGCCTTCGTGCTCACCCGCCGCAACAAGTCTTCCCGCCCGATTGGCTACGTGAACAATCACCCGGAGCAAAACAGCACCTGGTCCTCCCGCAACATGGGCCTCCTGGGTACTGTTATCCTTGTTTTCCTGATCATTCACCTTTACAACTTCTTCTGGCGTGCCCGCTTCGGTGAGATTCCGGAAGATGCAGCCGGTGTAGAAAACCTTTACTTTGTAGTAGTTGAGTCATTTCAGCAGTGGTGGTACGTGGCACTCTACGTGCTGTCCATGATCGCCCTGGCGTTCCACCTGATCCACGGCTTCCAGAGCGCCTTCCAGACACTGGGCCTTACACACAAAAAGTACACGCCATTCATTCAGGCCTTCGGCTACGCCTTCTCTGTGCTTGTTTGCCTCGGCTTTGCCATCATGCCGCTGTACTTTTTCTTTTTCTTTGAATAA
- the ftsA gene encoding cell division protein FtsA — protein sequence MQNDKIVVGLDIGTTKVCALVGRKNEFGKLEILGMGKAVSEGVVRGIVSNIDKTVEAIKRAIRQAEEQSGINIGVVNVGIAGQHIKSLQHNGSITRQVTDHEIRVEDVNRLTNDMYRLVTPPGSEIIHVMPQEYKVDYEEGIVDPVGMSGVRLEGNFHIITAQSNAINNINKCVSRAGLEVDQLILEPLASSMSVLSDEEKEAGVALVDIGGGTTDLAIFKDNIIRHTAVLPFGGNIITSDIKQGCMVMQNQAEQLKVKFGKAIADEASDNEIVSIPGLRDRTPKEISIKNLAYIIEARMEEIVELVYAEIVRSGYANSLAGGIVITGGGAQLQNLVQLVEYITGMDTRIGYPNEHLGRSKIDAVKSPMYATSVGLVLAGYQPLDQRVERYVQKEEQVYTRPAEPKSSAGTSSGGGLLQKLKGFLSDDIDNKQSY from the coding sequence ATGCAGAACGACAAAATAGTAGTAGGCTTGGATATTGGCACAACCAAGGTTTGCGCACTTGTTGGTCGGAAAAATGAATTTGGCAAGCTAGAGATATTGGGCATGGGCAAAGCCGTGTCGGAGGGTGTAGTGAGAGGCATCGTGAGCAATATCGATAAAACTGTCGAAGCCATTAAAAGAGCAATTCGCCAGGCAGAGGAGCAGTCAGGCATTAACATCGGTGTGGTGAACGTGGGCATCGCTGGTCAGCATATCAAAAGCCTCCAGCACAATGGCAGCATTACGCGCCAGGTAACGGACCATGAGATCAGGGTGGAGGACGTGAACCGCCTTACCAATGACATGTACCGTCTGGTGACGCCTCCGGGCAGCGAGATCATCCACGTGATGCCGCAGGAGTATAAAGTAGACTATGAAGAAGGCATCGTAGACCCTGTTGGTATGTCGGGCGTGCGCCTGGAGGGTAACTTCCATATCATCACGGCACAGTCTAACGCCATCAACAACATCAACAAATGCGTGTCGCGTGCCGGCCTGGAGGTGGACCAGCTAATCCTGGAGCCGCTTGCCTCCAGCATGTCTGTACTGAGCGATGAAGAGAAGGAAGCAGGTGTCGCTTTGGTGGATATTGGCGGCGGCACAACCGACTTAGCCATTTTCAAGGACAATATTATCCGCCATACGGCAGTTCTTCCTTTTGGAGGCAATATCATCACCTCCGATATCAAGCAGGGCTGCATGGTGATGCAAAACCAGGCAGAGCAGCTGAAGGTGAAGTTTGGAAAGGCCATCGCCGATGAAGCTTCCGACAATGAGATTGTGTCTATCCCGGGCCTGCGTGACCGTACGCCGAAGGAGATCTCAATCAAGAACCTAGCCTACATCATTGAGGCCAGAATGGAGGAGATCGTGGAACTGGTGTATGCTGAGATTGTCCGCTCGGGCTATGCCAACAGCCTGGCAGGGGGGATCGTGATTACAGGCGGTGGCGCGCAACTGCAGAACCTGGTGCAGCTGGTGGAGTATATCACCGGCATGGATACCCGCATTGGCTATCCGAACGAGCACCTGGGCCGCTCTAAGATCGACGCTGTGAAGAGCCCGATGTATGCGACCAGCGTGGGCCTGGTTCTGGCGGGGTATCAGCCCCTGGACCAGCGCGTGGAGCGGTATGTGCAGAAAGAGGAGCAAGTGTACACAAGACCTGCTGAGCCGAAGAGCAGCGCAGGCACCAGCAGTGGCGGAGGGCTACTGCAGAAGCTGAAAGGCTTCCTATCAGACGACATAGACAACAAACAAAGTTATTAA
- a CDS encoding fumarate reductase/succinate dehydrogenase flavoprotein subunit codes for MILDSKIPEGPLAEKWDKHKFDVKLVNPANKRKYDIIVVGTGLAGASAAATFGELGYNVKAFCFQDSPRRAHSIAAQGGINAAKNYQNDGDSVFRLFYDTIKGGDYRAREANVYRLAQVSVNIIDQCVAQGVPFAREYGGLLANRSFGGAQVSRTFYARGQTGQQLLLGAYSALNRQIAYGKVKMYPRTEMLDLVIVNGQARGIVVRNLITGQIESHSAHAVVLATGGYGNVFFLSTNAMGSNATAAWRAHKKGAFFANPCFTQIHPTCIPVSGEYQSKLTLMSESLRNDGRVWVPKTKEIAEKLRRGDIKVSDIAEADRDYYLERKYPAFGNLVPRDVASRNAKLVCDEGRGVGSTGLAVYLDFADAIKRDGQAAIAAKYGNLFEMYAKITDENPYERPMRIYPAVHYTMGGLWVDYNLMTNIPGLYAAGEANFSDHGANRLGASALMQGLADGYFVLPYTIGDYLARLPYDKVPVDHPAFKEAEQAVISKNNELLSIKGTRTVDDFHKALGQIMWNYCGMARNAEGLKFAKQEIRKLRDEFWRDVKVTGVNEELNQTLEKANRVADFLELGELMVDDALNRNESCGGHFREEYQTPENEALRDDENYTYVAAWEFTGVGNEPKLHKEELKFENVKLTQRSYK; via the coding sequence ATGATATTAGATTCAAAAATCCCGGAAGGCCCTTTAGCCGAAAAGTGGGACAAGCATAAATTTGATGTGAAGCTGGTGAACCCGGCTAACAAGCGTAAATACGATATTATTGTTGTTGGTACTGGTCTGGCAGGTGCTTCTGCCGCTGCTACTTTCGGGGAGCTGGGCTATAATGTAAAGGCTTTCTGCTTCCAGGACTCCCCTCGCCGCGCGCACTCTATTGCAGCGCAGGGTGGTATCAACGCCGCTAAAAACTACCAGAACGACGGTGACTCCGTTTTCCGCCTGTTCTACGACACCATTAAAGGAGGTGACTACCGTGCCCGTGAGGCAAACGTTTACCGCCTGGCGCAGGTGTCTGTTAACATCATCGACCAGTGCGTGGCACAGGGTGTTCCTTTCGCCCGTGAGTACGGTGGCCTGCTGGCTAACCGCTCTTTCGGTGGTGCGCAGGTATCCCGTACCTTCTACGCCCGTGGCCAGACAGGCCAGCAGCTGTTGCTGGGTGCCTACTCTGCCCTGAACCGCCAGATCGCCTACGGCAAAGTGAAAATGTACCCACGTACCGAAATGCTTGACCTGGTGATTGTAAACGGACAGGCACGTGGTATTGTGGTGCGTAACCTGATCACCGGCCAGATTGAGTCGCACAGCGCACACGCGGTAGTGCTGGCAACCGGTGGCTACGGTAACGTGTTCTTCCTCTCTACAAACGCAATGGGCTCTAACGCCACAGCCGCCTGGAGAGCACACAAAAAAGGCGCTTTCTTTGCCAACCCATGCTTCACGCAGATTCACCCTACCTGTATCCCGGTATCGGGCGAGTACCAGTCTAAGCTAACGCTGATGTCTGAGTCACTCCGTAACGACGGCCGCGTATGGGTGCCTAAGACAAAAGAAATTGCCGAGAAGCTGAGAAGAGGCGATATCAAAGTAAGCGATATTGCTGAGGCAGACCGCGACTACTACCTGGAGCGCAAGTACCCTGCCTTCGGTAACCTGGTGCCGCGCGACGTGGCTTCGCGCAACGCCAAGCTGGTTTGCGACGAAGGACGTGGCGTAGGCTCTACCGGCCTTGCCGTTTACCTCGACTTTGCAGACGCCATCAAGCGCGACGGACAGGCAGCGATCGCAGCCAAGTACGGTAACCTCTTCGAGATGTATGCGAAGATCACCGACGAGAACCCGTACGAAAGACCGATGCGCATCTATCCTGCCGTGCACTATACCATGGGCGGCCTTTGGGTTGACTATAACCTGATGACCAACATCCCGGGTCTATACGCTGCAGGAGAGGCAAACTTCTCCGACCACGGTGCGAACCGACTGGGTGCTTCAGCCCTGATGCAGGGTCTGGCCGACGGTTATTTCGTACTGCCTTACACCATCGGTGATTACCTGGCGCGCCTGCCGTACGACAAAGTACCAGTAGACCACCCAGCGTTCAAGGAAGCGGAGCAAGCTGTTATCTCTAAAAATAACGAGCTGCTTTCTATCAAAGGAACCCGTACCGTAGACGACTTCCACAAGGCGCTTGGCCAGATTATGTGGAACTACTGCGGCATGGCCCGTAACGCAGAAGGCCTGAAGTTCGCCAAGCAGGAGATTCGCAAGCTGCGCGACGAGTTCTGGCGCGATGTGAAGGTGACAGGTGTAAACGAGGAGCTGAACCAGACGCTGGAGAAAGCCAACCGCGTAGCCGACTTCCTGGAACTGGGCGAGCTGATGGTAGACGATGCGCTGAACAGAAACGAGTCTTGCGGCGGTCACTTCCGGGAGGAGTACCAGACACCGGAAAACGAGGCCCTGCGCGACGACGAGAACTATACTTATGTGGCTGCCTGGGAGTTTACAGGTGTGGGCAACGAGCCAAAGCTGCACAAGGAGGAACTCAAGTTCGAGAACGTGAAGCTGACGCAGCGTAGCTATAAATAA
- the ftsZ gene encoding cell division protein FtsZ: MTSAYTFDLPANGKSIIKVIGVGGGGSNAVNHMYNQGIKDVEFIICNTDAQALQSAAVPNKLQIGENLTEGLGAGANPEKGKQAALESKEEIREMLSNDTKMVFITAGMGGGTGTGAAPVIAKVAKELGILTVGIVTAPFAFEGRKKKTAAENGVKELGENCDTILVILNDKLREMFGNLTIREAFAKADNVLTTAAKSIAEIITVTAEVNVDFEDVKTVMKDSGAAVMGSATTEGEGRALRAAEEALSSPLLNNTDIHGAQRILLSIMSGEQAELEMDELTEITEYIQDKAGQEAEVIFGHGIDSSLGQSIRVTVIATGFASDAESIIEPKKTVFDLESQKKIEVAEPAKPEQEVATFVPKQVAPAPVATPQPPVQPQQPQQPNNYDNATRRPAEQPQQAPQPQTQRIVFELDGSSQNDSFHNAQREESARVDREQEAARRQAEERELMQRRAEERRERLRMLSSEITSEAIKEKLDVPAYLRRNVALDRVAHSSERNISRFNLNDDNEILGDNRFLHDNVD, encoded by the coding sequence ATGACATCAGCATACACATTTGACTTGCCAGCCAACGGTAAGTCTATCATAAAGGTGATCGGCGTGGGAGGTGGTGGCAGCAATGCCGTTAACCACATGTATAACCAAGGAATTAAGGACGTAGAGTTCATCATCTGTAACACAGACGCACAGGCGCTGCAGAGTGCCGCTGTGCCTAACAAGTTGCAGATTGGCGAAAACCTGACAGAAGGACTTGGCGCAGGTGCAAACCCTGAAAAAGGAAAGCAGGCTGCACTTGAGAGTAAGGAAGAGATCCGTGAAATGCTGAGCAATGATACCAAGATGGTGTTTATCACTGCGGGTATGGGTGGTGGTACTGGTACCGGTGCTGCTCCTGTTATTGCCAAAGTGGCGAAGGAGCTGGGTATCCTGACAGTGGGTATCGTCACTGCCCCGTTCGCGTTCGAGGGCAGAAAGAAAAAGACTGCCGCAGAAAACGGTGTCAAGGAGCTCGGTGAGAACTGCGATACGATCCTGGTAATCCTGAACGACAAGCTGCGCGAGATGTTCGGCAACCTGACCATCCGTGAGGCTTTTGCAAAGGCGGATAACGTGCTGACAACTGCTGCCAAGTCTATTGCCGAAATCATTACGGTGACAGCAGAAGTAAACGTTGACTTTGAAGACGTTAAAACAGTGATGAAAGACTCTGGTGCTGCAGTGATGGGTTCTGCGACAACAGAGGGCGAGGGCCGTGCCCTGCGTGCCGCCGAAGAGGCGCTTTCTTCTCCATTGCTGAACAACACTGACATTCACGGGGCTCAGAGAATCCTGCTTTCTATTATGTCCGGCGAGCAGGCTGAGCTTGAGATGGATGAGTTAACGGAAATCACCGAGTATATCCAGGACAAGGCCGGCCAGGAAGCGGAAGTTATCTTCGGCCACGGAATCGACTCCAGCCTGGGGCAGAGCATCCGTGTGACGGTAATCGCCACTGGTTTTGCCAGCGATGCGGAAAGCATCATTGAGCCAAAAAAGACGGTGTTTGACCTGGAGAGCCAAAAAAAAATTGAAGTAGCAGAGCCTGCCAAGCCAGAGCAGGAAGTGGCAACGTTTGTACCGAAGCAGGTAGCACCAGCTCCGGTTGCCACGCCACAGCCGCCTGTGCAGCCGCAGCAACCGCAGCAGCCGAATAACTACGACAACGCCACACGCCGCCCGGCTGAGCAGCCACAGCAGGCACCACAGCCGCAAACGCAGCGTATTGTGTTTGAACTGGACGGCAGCTCGCAGAACGACAGCTTTCACAATGCGCAGCGCGAGGAGTCTGCCCGTGTAGACCGTGAGCAGGAAGCTGCCCGCCGTCAGGCAGAGGAGCGTGAGCTGATGCAGCGCCGTGCCGAGGAGCGCCGTGAGCGCCTGCGTATGCTAAGCTCTGAGATCACATCTGAGGCCATTAAGGAGAAGCTGGATGTACCGGCCTACCTGCGCCGCAATGTGGCGCTGGACAGAGTCGCGCACTCCTCTGAGCGTAACATCTCCCGCTTCAACCTGAACGACGACAACGAGATCCTGGGCGATAACCGCTTCCTGCACGATAACGTGGACTAA
- a CDS encoding succinate dehydrogenase/fumarate reductase iron-sulfur subunit, translated as MDLTLKVWRQKDKNSPGQMVTYPVKGISPDMSFLEMLDVLNEDLLVRGEEPIAFDHDCREGICGMCSLFINGRAHGPESGTTTCQLHMRHFSDGETITIEPWRAAAFPVHKDLVVDRSAFDRIQQAGGYISVNTGGVPDANEIPIPKTIADKAFDAATCIQCGACVAACKNASAMLFVSAKVSQLALLPQGQAERKSRVENMVAQMDIEGFGSCTNIGSCAAECPVGISLENIAMLRREFISAKATSENLV; from the coding sequence ATGGACCTTACGCTAAAGGTTTGGCGCCAAAAAGATAAAAACTCACCAGGTCAAATGGTGACTTACCCTGTAAAGGGAATCTCTCCGGATATGTCTTTTCTGGAGATGCTGGACGTACTGAACGAAGACCTGCTGGTAAGAGGGGAAGAGCCAATTGCTTTTGACCACGACTGCCGCGAAGGTATCTGCGGTATGTGCAGCCTGTTTATCAACGGCCGCGCCCACGGGCCGGAAAGCGGCACCACCACGTGCCAGCTGCACATGCGCCACTTCTCCGACGGGGAGACCATCACCATTGAGCCGTGGAGAGCAGCAGCCTTCCCGGTACACAAGGACCTGGTCGTGGACCGCTCCGCATTTGACCGTATTCAGCAGGCGGGTGGTTACATCTCCGTAAATACAGGCGGTGTGCCAGACGCAAACGAGATTCCGATTCCTAAAACAATCGCAGACAAAGCCTTTGACGCGGCAACCTGTATCCAGTGCGGCGCCTGTGTGGCCGCATGTAAGAATGCCTCTGCTATGCTGTTCGTTTCTGCCAAGGTGTCTCAGCTGGCACTGCTTCCTCAGGGCCAGGCCGAGCGCAAGAGCCGTGTAGAGAACATGGTGGCGCAGATGGACATCGAAGGCTTCGGCTCGTGCACGAACATCGGCTCGTGCGCCGCAGAGTGCCCGGTAGGTATTTCGCTGGAGAACATCGCCATGCTGAGAAGAGAGTTCATCTCAGCGAAAGCGACATCAGAGAACTTGGTGTAA
- a CDS encoding NADPH-dependent FMN reductase, translated as MITLVSGTNRPVSNTKAIIDLYASMLQEHNEEYQILDLAELPADFTVSALYDNTGKNEKFNQLSQMITTSDKFVFVVPEYNSSFPGVLKAFIDGLSYPYTFKDKKGALIGLSSGMQGSGLALSHLSDVLNYLGMHVMAMRLKLAHIEKNFDGKQITNKLYKELLEQHVEQFIRF; from the coding sequence ATGATCACACTTGTATCAGGCACCAACAGGCCTGTTTCCAACACTAAAGCCATCATAGATTTATATGCCTCCATGCTGCAGGAGCATAACGAGGAGTATCAGATATTAGACCTGGCAGAGCTTCCGGCAGACTTCACCGTCTCCGCCCTCTACGACAACACGGGCAAGAATGAAAAATTCAACCAGCTCAGCCAGATGATCACCACGTCGGATAAATTCGTTTTCGTGGTACCGGAGTATAACTCCTCCTTTCCGGGTGTACTGAAGGCTTTCATCGACGGGCTCTCCTACCCCTATACTTTCAAGGATAAGAAAGGCGCGCTCATTGGCCTGTCATCGGGCATGCAGGGAAGCGGCCTGGCGCTGAGCCACCTGTCGGATGTGCTCAACTACCTGGGCATGCACGTGATGGCCATGCGCCTGAAGCTGGCCCACATCGAAAAGAACTTCGACGGAAAGCAGATAACCAACAAGCTTTACAAGGAGCTGCTGGAGCAGCACGTAGAGCAGTTCATCAGGTTTTAA
- a CDS encoding cell division protein FtsQ/DivIB, translating into MGLNSRIKSLIFAGCSIISIGALAGFSSSRQNEKICEKVTITIDNEYNNYFIGDKEVLGLLTREGERKLEGLPNQDIDLKNLEKRIEAHKFVKDAEVYRGLDGNIQVFVKQNRPIARIIRSDQNVYIDAEGNILPLSDRYTARVIPITKSALLQPTDKGFFRDSLGQSYLSLLQFIEEDEFWKAQLAQMHIDGKGKVSFLPQVGEHTIEFGKPVKVEEKFKKLAILYKEVLPTMGWDRYKRVNVEFEDQIICE; encoded by the coding sequence ATGGGCTTGAATAGTAGAATAAAATCTTTAATTTTTGCAGGTTGTAGCATCATATCAATAGGTGCCCTCGCAGGTTTTTCGTCTTCACGGCAAAATGAAAAAATCTGTGAAAAAGTGACAATAACTATTGATAATGAGTACAACAATTACTTTATTGGGGATAAGGAAGTTCTGGGTTTGCTCACCCGCGAGGGCGAGCGAAAACTAGAAGGGCTTCCGAACCAGGATATAGACCTGAAAAACCTTGAAAAACGCATCGAAGCGCATAAATTTGTGAAGGATGCAGAAGTGTACCGGGGTTTGGATGGCAACATTCAAGTGTTTGTAAAACAGAACAGGCCTATTGCAAGAATTATACGATCAGATCAGAATGTCTACATTGATGCCGAGGGGAATATTCTTCCGCTCTCAGATAGGTACACGGCTCGTGTAATACCAATAACTAAGTCAGCTCTTTTACAGCCCACTGACAAAGGGTTCTTTCGAGATTCCTTAGGCCAGTCTTACCTTTCATTGCTCCAGTTTATCGAGGAGGACGAGTTTTGGAAGGCCCAGCTTGCCCAGATGCACATAGACGGCAAGGGCAAGGTTTCTTTTCTGCCACAGGTCGGAGAGCATACGATTGAGTTCGGAAAGCCGGTTAAAGTGGAGGAGAAGTTTAAGAAGTTAGCCATCCTGTATAAAGAGGTTCTGCCCACCATGGGCTGGGACCGCTACAAGCGGGTTAACGTTGAGTTTGAAGATCAGATTATTTGCGAATAA
- a CDS encoding gliding motility-associated C-terminal domain-containing protein, with product MPNLIRRKYLLRGSLLWVLFLLMLGAFSEVQATHIRAGDITAKRDTTPNPNPRRFFFTMVIYTNHFSAAEDPEVVIYTGAGSTIIVPRKSVTPVSADTDREVFEWEYTYPSDGNFTTYWIGENRNNGILNMAPPSDQRSFFISTTIDINALRGFNSTPVLTVAPIDKAAVGRKFVHNPGAFDADGDSLAFKLIAPQYQQPNGTIAVVPGYSLPANTFQCQTSDASGPAFFRLDVHTGQMTWDAPCVKGEYNVAFVVEEWRRGPNGGAVKIGQVIRDMQIRVEENDNRPPVLEPKDTCVVAGTTLRGIVRATDPDGDLINLTVAGSGIVPPATFRQLTQTAGSATGELVWSTTCDDVREAPYQVVFRAEDIRPNNEDRLADLQPWNIRVVGPPPQNLGAASADRNVTLTWDPYTCQNADKIRIYRREGPSNFEPDDCQTGVPASTGYVLIGEVDAGEVTFFDDNAGAGLEAGVEYCYIIYATYPPLGRGESLASNEACVVIDQDIPYLTNVTVDETDETNGQITVKWSQPMEVDNLTPPLEYRLFRKEGMEPGSGFVEVKRTQNMSDTAFVDRGLNTVENAYRYRLEFYQTPTPGGQPTVLRDSTEASSVYLDVVASEDIDKDIALTWTYEVSWNNAVLQHYIYRRQGNDFVLIDSVSATATGGSYTDSGTFGGEELLRGEEYCYYVTTAGTYQIEGLPEPLLNNSQQVCTTLPKLVCPPELSLDVLDCELFAQNPVQPPYQNVLNWVPSISGDCTDEIAYYTVYYKPTLDAEYTVLDTTTETTYTHSGLQSFAGCYVVTATDVLGRESEFSNEECKDNCISFILPNIITPNGDNLNDVFRPKVKAFIKSMKFKVFNRWGVQVYSSSTATEGEELYINWPGVDSDGNRLTDGTYYYEAEVEFYTLDPSKARAKYKGWVEIVR from the coding sequence ATGCCAAACCTTATACGCCGAAAGTATCTGCTGCGTGGTAGTCTGTTGTGGGTGTTGTTTTTGTTGATGTTGGGTGCTTTCTCGGAAGTACAGGCTACGCACATTAGAGCAGGAGATATCACAGCCAAGCGGGACACCACGCCGAACCCTAACCCCCGCCGCTTTTTCTTCACCATGGTCATATACACCAACCACTTCTCAGCGGCTGAGGACCCGGAAGTAGTGATCTATACAGGCGCAGGGTCTACTATCATCGTGCCCCGTAAGTCAGTGACGCCTGTCAGTGCCGACACCGACAGGGAGGTGTTTGAGTGGGAGTACACGTACCCCAGCGACGGCAACTTCACCACGTACTGGATTGGGGAGAACCGCAACAACGGTATTCTGAACATGGCGCCGCCTTCTGATCAGCGGTCTTTCTTTATTTCTACCACGATAGACATCAACGCCCTGCGCGGCTTTAACAGCACGCCGGTGCTTACCGTGGCGCCGATCGACAAGGCAGCCGTGGGGCGCAAGTTCGTGCACAACCCGGGCGCCTTCGACGCCGACGGAGACAGCCTCGCCTTTAAACTGATTGCCCCGCAGTACCAGCAGCCGAACGGAACGATTGCAGTGGTGCCGGGCTACAGCCTGCCGGCTAACACCTTCCAATGCCAGACTTCCGATGCCAGCGGCCCCGCCTTCTTCAGGCTTGATGTACATACCGGGCAGATGACCTGGGACGCCCCCTGCGTGAAAGGGGAGTACAACGTGGCCTTTGTGGTGGAAGAGTGGCGGCGCGGCCCCAACGGAGGGGCCGTGAAGATTGGCCAGGTCATACGCGATATGCAGATACGGGTGGAGGAGAACGATAACCGCCCGCCTGTACTTGAGCCGAAGGATACCTGCGTGGTAGCCGGTACCACCCTGCGTGGTATTGTGCGCGCCACCGACCCGGACGGGGATCTGATTAACCTGACGGTGGCGGGTAGCGGTATTGTGCCGCCGGCCACTTTCCGCCAGCTGACGCAGACAGCAGGTAGCGCCACCGGTGAGCTCGTGTGGTCCACCACCTGTGACGATGTGCGTGAAGCTCCTTACCAGGTGGTGTTCCGGGCAGAGGACATCCGCCCGAACAACGAGGATCGGCTGGCCGACCTGCAGCCCTGGAACATCCGGGTGGTAGGGCCGCCGCCGCAGAACCTGGGGGCTGCCAGCGCAGACCGCAACGTAACCCTGACCTGGGACCCGTACACGTGCCAGAACGCTGACAAGATACGCATTTACCGCCGTGAGGGGCCAAGCAACTTTGAGCCAGACGATTGCCAGACCGGCGTTCCTGCCTCTACGGGCTATGTGCTGATAGGGGAGGTGGATGCCGGGGAGGTGACCTTCTTTGATGATAACGCGGGCGCCGGTTTAGAAGCCGGGGTAGAGTACTGCTACATCATCTACGCCACCTACCCGCCGCTTGGCCGTGGCGAAAGCCTTGCCTCGAACGAAGCTTGTGTGGTGATTGACCAGGATATCCCGTACCTAACGAATGTAACGGTTGACGAGACGGATGAGACGAACGGCCAGATAACCGTGAAGTGGTCACAGCCGATGGAAGTCGACAACCTGACGCCTCCGCTGGAGTACCGCCTGTTCCGCAAAGAGGGCATGGAGCCCGGAAGCGGCTTTGTAGAGGTGAAGCGCACGCAGAACATGTCTGACACGGCCTTCGTGGACAGAGGCCTGAACACCGTGGAAAATGCCTATCGCTACCGCCTGGAGTTTTACCAGACCCCAACGCCCGGCGGGCAGCCAACCGTGCTGCGCGACAGCACCGAGGCTTCAAGTGTGTACTTAGACGTAGTGGCCTCAGAGGATATTGACAAGGACATTGCCCTGACCTGGACGTATGAAGTGTCCTGGAACAACGCCGTGCTGCAGCACTATATCTACCGCAGGCAAGGCAACGACTTTGTTTTGATCGACAGCGTTAGCGCTACCGCTACCGGCGGCTCATATACTGACAGCGGCACGTTTGGAGGCGAGGAACTGCTGCGAGGAGAGGAGTACTGCTACTATGTGACAACAGCCGGTACTTACCAGATTGAAGGCTTGCCGGAGCCGCTGCTCAACAACAGCCAGCAGGTATGTACCACGCTGCCCAAGCTGGTGTGCCCGCCGGAGCTTAGCCTGGATGTGCTCGACTGTGAGCTGTTTGCACAGAACCCGGTGCAGCCACCCTACCAGAATGTGCTGAACTGGGTGCCGAGCATCAGCGGGGACTGCACCGACGAGATCGCCTACTACACCGTATACTATAAGCCGACGCTGGATGCAGAGTACACGGTGCTGGACACAACTACCGAGACGACGTACACGCACAGCGGCCTTCAGTCTTTTGCCGGCTGCTACGTGGTAACCGCAACGGATGTGCTCGGCCGCGAAAGCGAGTTCAGTAACGAGGAGTGTAAGGATAACTGTATCTCCTTTATACTTCCGAACATCATCACCCCGAACGGCGACAACCTGAACGATGTGTTCCGGCCAAAGGTGAAAGCCTTTATCAAGAGCATGAAGTTTAAGGTGTTTAACCGATGGGGTGTGCAGGTGTACAGCAGCAGTACTGCAACAGAGGGCGAAGAACTGTACATTAACTGGCCTGGCGTTGATAGCGATGGCAACCGCCTTACCGATGGCACCTATTACTATGAGGCGGAAGTCGAGTTCTATACCTTAGACCCTTCTAAGGCCCGCGCCAAGTATAAAGGCTGGGTAGAAATCGTACGCTGA